The Pseudomonas sp. SCA2728.1_7 DNA segment CGCCGACTGGACGAACCAGAAGCCGGAAATGATGCACCAGCACAGGGTGCCGGCCACGAAGATACCCAGCGCCGGGAGGAACCCGCTGGTGAAAATCGCGACGATAGCGACCAGCCAGATGAACGCCAGGGAGAGATAGAGGACGGTGTTGTTGACGCTGATGACGAAGTCTTTCACGGGGGCATATTCCTTGCAGGATGTAGAAAAATTCCCCCTCTCCGGGGGGCGAACGCATGCTATCACATTGCCTTCACGGTTCAAGGAAGGGGAACTCATTGCCGGCTGGAATGGGGACGGATTTATTTATCAGGCAGACCGGTCGCTTCTGGCCGAAATCGGACGTCCCTGAGCGGCCACTATCTGCTGACCGTGGGCGAATGGGCCGGTGGCGGTGGTTTCCAGAGAGCGTGAGAAGTTAGCGGCGGATTTGCGACAGTGTGTCGATTCGATTTTCCTGGTTATCCAAAATCTTTCTCGACATACACCAGCGTAGCGTCACCATTTAAGCTTGCTGAAACGTTTCACCCAGTTTATAAAAAGCGCACAACTCCAAGAAAGGCTGCTGCCATGACCCCGCTCAAACTCGTTGTTGCCCTCAGCGCACTGTCCGCTGCCTCCCACGCCATGGCCTGGGATTACGTTCTGCTCGACACCGACAAAGCCGCCCAGAACTGGCAGATCACCAGCCAGCAACTCGGCATAAAAACCGACAAACCCTTCAGCGTTACCCTGCGCACCTTGCATGGCGGTCGGCAGGAGGGCGTCAGCATTGTCGACATCGATAACGGTACGATGAAACTCTCGGTAGTGCCGACACGGGGAATGAATGTCCTGCAGGCCTCGGTCGGCAATGTGCGCATGGGCTGGGATTCACCGGTCAAGGAAGTGGTCAATCCGTCCTTCATCGAACTCAATGGCCGCGGTGGTCTTGGCTGGCTGGAAGGTTTCAATGAGCTGGTCACCCGCTGCGGGTACGAATGGGTTGGCCACCCCGGCGTTGACAACGGCGAACTGCTGACCCTGCACGGTCGAGCCGCCAACATTCCTGCGAACAAAGTCACTCTGCACATCGATGAAACACCACCGTACGCCATCACCCTGCGCGGCGAACTGAAAGAGCAGGCGTTCAAGAAGGTCGACTTCTCCGTCGCGACGGAACTGGTCACCGAACCCGGCAGCGTCGTGTTCGACCTCAACGACACCCTGACCAACAACGGCGACTATCCGAAGGAATACCAGGCGCTGTATCACAGTAACTTCAGCACCCCGTTCCTGGAGCAGGGCGCTCGTTTCGCCGCGCCGGTGAAGCAAGTGTCGCCGTTCAACGACAAAGCCAAGGGCGATCTGCCCGAATGGCAAACCTACCGCGCACCGACCAAGGACTACGACGAAACGGTTTACAACGTGGTGCCGTATGCCGATGCCAAGGGCGATACGTTGACCGTGTTGCATAACAAAGCCGGCAGCCTGGGCGTTTCGGTTGGCTTCAATACGCAGACACTGCCGGTGTTTTCCCTGTGGAAAAACACCGATACCCAAGGCCAGGGATATGTCACAGGGCTGGAGCCGGGGACAAGTTTTTCCTACAACCGCCGTTATCAGCGGCCACTGAACCTGGTGCCGACAATCGGGCCGAAGGAACACAAGCAGTTCCGCATCAGCTACAGCTTGTTGGCGGATAAAGCGGCAGTGGATAAGGCCTTGAAGCAGGTGAGCGAAATTCAGGGTGGACGCGAGACCGAGGTGCGGCAGACGCCGTTGGTTGATCTGACCAAGGAGTGACACCGGCCTGGGCATTGTCGGCCGATGAGCTGCTCGCAATGACAGAGACTGTCGGCTCTTGGCCAAAAGCAGGCGCATTAAGCGTTCTTGATCCCTCTGTGGCGGATACCTGACCGCCGCCACAAAGGGATCACCCCTCAATCCACCGGCACAACCTTATCCAGCGCTCGATTCACCGCCAATTCCCCCAGCATCACCACTTGCGCAATGCCCAGCGCAGTTTTGCGGTGGCCTGGGTCCAGGAGGGCGGCGAAGTTGCAGAGCATTTCGGTGGCTGAGCTGAGGGACTCGCTGGCGTTAACCAGCAGGGACTCGCTGTCGTAGTCGGCGTTGGCCAGAAACATGGGGGCGTGTTTCTGGTCGCTGCCCATGATGCGTTGGGTTGGCGTGAGGTAGTAGTCGAGGGCGCGTTCGGCGGCTTCGTGGAATTTCTTGGAGTCGGGTGACTCGTAGGGGGAGGCCGGATCTGTTTCCGGCGGGTTCGGCGTGATCTTGAACATCTTCTTCTTTTTCCTGTGGTGTGGCCGCCGCACCGAGCTACTAAACAGGGGGTGGCAGCTGTACGCAGGTTAGTAGACCGGGGAAAAGAAGAAAGCCGGCGCGCCCGAGGGCGCCCTACGCACAGCCGCCATCAAGTGCAGGTACGTGAATACCTTTTGATGGACGCTTGTGCACTTTCATTTACCACGGGCTACTAAACCCGATCACTGGGAATCAGTGATGCGAACCAAGTTACCGGTGGCCCTCAAGACGCACAAGCCGGCGGATTCTGGCGTAGTCGTAGGCAACGGCGCAAGACGTTGTAGCCTTAAGCAGGTAACGCGACGTGTCTTTTAAACAACCACAAAAAACTCCTAAACAAGCCTCATCGACGCGCCGTTCAAAATGACATTCGTCGGCCCGCCCTACAGCTCAGGCAATGGCCTGGAACCCTCACGCCCAGACACGCACCAACACTAGGTTGCAACCCAAAAAGACGAGGAGGGATACCCATGTCAGTTCATCCGATTCTGTTTCTGGGCGGCTCCGGCGCCATCGGCCACCGTTCTGCCAAAGCGTTGCGCGCCGCGCACCCCGACGTACCGTTACTGATCGGCGGCCGCGACCTGGCCAAGGCTCAACAAGCCGCCGAGGAAATGGGCGGGGCGCAGGGCGTAGTCATTGATCCTTCTGCCGATGACTTGGGGCTGGGTGATCGCCCGATCAGCGCCGTGGCGGTTTTCTACATGGATCATTCCCTTGCCGGGCTGCGTTTTGCGCAGCAGCGCAAGGTGCCGCACTTGAGCATTTCGTCCGGCATTTTCGAGATTGCGCCGCAAATCGCCAGTTACATCCATCGCCCTGACGCGTCGCCCATCGTGCTGGGTTACGAGTGGATGGTGGGCGCGACGACGGTGGCGGCGCTGCACATTGCTGAGGCGTTTTCCCGGGTGCGCGATATCCGCATTGATGCGTTGGTTGACGAGCAGGACGGCGGCGGGCCGGCCGTGGCCAAAGATTTTGAACACTTGAGCAAAATGCTGCCCGCCGCCCTGACGCGGCGCGATGGCAATTACATCTGGCGTGAAGGTGAGGAGCAGAACGTCAGCTTCCGTGCGGTGGACGGCACATCGATGCAAGCCTCTGGCTTCTCGTCCATTGATGTTACCGGGCTGGCTGCCGCCACCGATGCGCCAAATGTGCAGTTCAATCTGGCCAGCGGGGTGAGTTCTTCGCGGCGCGCGGGTCGGCCGATGTCGACCGAAATTCTCATCGAAATGGTCGGCGAGGATCGCCAGGGTCGGACGTTGCACACACGTCATGCCGTCGTTCACCCGGCAGGCGCCGCAGCGTTGACAGGGCTCAGTGTGGCCATGTTGCTGGAACGACTGCTTGGGCTGGATGGCAAACCACCCACTCCGGCAGGTCTGTACTTCCCTTATCAGTTGCTCGATGCCGGTGCGTATCTGGAGCGTTTGAGTAAAGAGGGCGGTGAGTTGCTTGAATTGAAAGTGCGGTAAGGAAATTTCTTTCGTTAATGCCGACCGTTCTGATAGATCCGCTGGCGAGCCTTGATGTGCTCGCCAGCGGTCATTTACCCTCACGGCGACTGCCAAGCCCCGCCCTCCGCAACAGGCACCTCACCCAGATCATAAGGGTTGACCCCTTCAAGACAGCCGACATTGAAACCAAACTCATGCGGATTGGTGCTGCGTCGGTGATGTGTGTAGATCCCGCAGTTGCCGCAGAAAAAGTGCTCGGCCACTTGCTGGCCAAAGCTGTACTTTAATAACGCTGATTTACCGCGAACCACCTTCAGGTCAGCCGCCGGCACTGCCGCCACGATTGCGCCTCGGCGTTTGCAGAACGAGCAGTCGCAGCGATGGGGCGGGGGCAGGCCGTCGGGCAAATGGATTTCGAGGATGACCGCACCGCAATGGCAACTCGCGCGATGGTCGCGGCGGATCAGCGTATTACCGATTTGTTTGAGCATGGCTATGCCTCTGTCCAGTCCACGGTCGCCGTTTCACGCCACTTCACTTCGGTAATGCCAAAGCGCTCGGCCTGGGGTTTGGAGATGACCTTCAACGGTGGTTTGCCGGGTTTGGGAATTGGCGCGATGCCGGCATCGCAACTCGCCCAATGCCAGGCATCGGCATTGCGCATGGTTTTCGCGCGGATGACGAATGATTTTGGCTGGCCGTGAAGTTTGTATTCGATGACGAAGATGTCGACGTTGCTCATGCGTTCCTCCTTACGCTCATACGCAAATGAGTTTTGCCGACAAAAAAAATTCAAAGGATTTTCGGAGTTTGTTTCAGGCTGCTGAGAATTGTTTTGAGTTGAACGGCTGGAGCGGGCGCAAGCCTAAAGATCAAGCCTTGCCGAGTAGACAAGGGGACGAAAAATCCAATCGATTTCAACCCCGGAGGTAGCCGTTGACCAAGACGATCAGTGCCAGGGATTTGAACATTCAGCTCAAGCACAACGATGACGGTTCCCTGTTCAAATGGCTGCTTGCCAGTTTCCTGATGGGCAAGCGGATACAGGCCGAAATCGCTGCAGAAGCCTATCGGGTGATTGCCGATAAACACGGGCGCGATACACCGCGCAAACTGGCCGCGTGCAGCCATCGTGAACTGGTCGCGATGCTCGGGGAAGCGCATTACGTGCGTTATGACGAGACCACCGCCGTACGGCTTCACGCCTTGGCACGCCGGTTAAACGACGAGTACGCGGGCAAGGTCTGCCATATGGTCGAGGCCAGCGCTGATCGCCAGGCGTTTGAGAAACGGCTGGCGGAGTTCGACGGCATCGGTCCGAAAACCGTGGAAATCTTCATGCGCGAAGCAAGCGCTGTACTTGGCTTTTGATCGCAGGCAGCAATCCAGTCACGGTCACTGCCGGGATCATTCGAAGGCTACCTCACTCGACGACCAGAACGATTGATCGCCAACAGGCACAGCCCGACCAGCAATGCAGCGCCTGCAACCAGGAGCGCCGAAGGTTGCATCGGTTGGCGCAAGCCTGCTGCTGTGTGCCGCTGCGATATCGCCCGAGGTCGGGTTTCAATAGCTATTTCGTCAAGCGTCTGCAATGGCGTAACGACCTCTGCCTGAAACGGCATTTCCTCGATGCTCAGACGCAGGCCGTCTGTCAGCTCCAGTGTCCGTGCGGTGATAGTGCCGACGATTCTGTCCGGATAAACCGGTTCGCCATTGGGATCGAGTTGGTCATACAGGAATTTTTGCCCTTCAAGCCAGCCCACGGCCGTTTGCAACTCGGGGCCCAGGTAATACTTGCCATCGAGGAAAAATCCGGAAAATTGCGGCGCGCGCTCGACGCTTTCAATGCGATAACGCTCACCCGGTTTCATACCGGTTTCAGGGGCAATCATGGTCAATCCCTCCGCTGTAGGTTCAGCGGTAGAGAACAGGGAGCGACCGTCGTTCCATGTAAAGGAGGAAAGGTAGCGGTTGTCTTGATCAACAGCCTGGATCATTCAGGAGAGCAAACGTACGCCTGAGCGGATCAGTCCCTTTGCCGTCAACTCCCGAATTTTTTCCCGCAGTGTTTCGCGCTCTGCCTTCGGTGTTACCGGATCGACAACCAGATATTGCCTGTCGCACCACGATTCGATTTGGCCGATCCAGTAGGTTTGTCCGACGTGCCCCGTGTCGAGGCGGCTTAACAAGTAGCCGACTTGTTGCCAGGTCGGCAGCAGTTGGAAAGTGGCGCTGCGCCGCGCCAACGGGAGTTCATGCCAGTCTTGATCAAGTTTGGCTTTCACTCCACGGATCAACAGCGGCCAGGACACTTTGTCCAGTCGCGCAATCACCACCGAAAAAACTTTATCCGACGGATCGTCGAGTGCCGCGAACAGTTCAGGCAATTGATCATCGCGAAGCAGGCGCGCGGCGGCTTGTCGCACGGTAACAAAAGCCGAGCGTAATGCGCGGGCGTGCCAGTGCTCTGGCAACGTGCCAGCGAGTTCAGTGGTCAGGCCGATCACGCCCAGCCAGTGTTGTTTTGCCGTGGGTAACGGCTGACTCAAGCGCTCGGCGAGGACCGCGTGCGCATCAACGTCGTTACGCGGTGCCGCCCACAGCGCCAGATTGCGGACGGCAGGTGACACATCCAACAAGGCTTCGTGCAGTACAGGTTTCGGATCGGCGAGTAGCGGCAGCAGCGCATGAAGCACACGCACACGGATTTTGCCGCCGGGCCGTGACATCGCTTCAAGGAGCAACGGCAGACTTTGCGGCGCCGGCAACATTGCAGTCGCCGACACCGCCATCAAACGTACGGTCAACTCGCGATGAGCTAAAGCGCTGCGGAGTAGGGTTTCGGGGTTCTCAGGATTTTCCAGCAACAGCGTAAACAGGTAACGCGCGGCTTTGCCTTGGCGATCCAAGAAATCGGCGTACACCTCGTCCCGGCATTTCGCCGATTGCAGCATTGCGCGAACCGTCGATAAGGTCTGGCTGTGGTCGACTCGGCGTTGCGCTGCCAATGCCATCAAGGGTTCGAGAGCGGACAACCAGGCCTGGGTATGAACAGGGGAGAGGTAGTGTTGCAGGCCCGCCGCCGCCAATTCGCGCACCTGCGGGACCCAATCGTTCAGGCGTTCGATCAACACCGCCAATGCTTCGGCAGACGCTTGCCTGCACATTTCTCGCACAGCGACTTCACGAACAAAACCGTTGGCGTGATTACTTACGTCTGCCCATGTGCCGGTGCTGCCGACGTGAGCGAGTATTTCCAGCGCGTCGTTGCGTCGGAAGTCCTCATAAGTGGCAGGCTGTCCTTGCTTGCGTGCCAACCGGGTCAGCCAGTCTTGTGTGGTGTTCATCGGGCAGTGCGTCCTTGCGGGGGCAAATTGTTTTGCGCAAAAGCGTCTGCCTACGCGACTGGCGCCCGAGCACAAAATATCTTCGCTGCCATCCGGGCAGTGCGACGAGCCACGGCTCGTCGCCATGATTCCGGATGGATTGTCCATGGCCCAGACACGCCTTCGCCCGACACAGGCCGGGCGAAGGTGCACAACGCAATCGCGATCAATAATCCCAGATCGCCGGAATCCAGCGAAACGCCTCGCCATTCACGGCAACACGGCCCACCGATGGAAACGGCAGGTGCGTGGCGACAAACAGTTCGCCACTGGCCGCAGCTTCCTGCAATAGCCGGACGCGCACGCGCACCGCTTCATTCGGGTCGTGCTCGAAGCCGTTGTGCCAGTCCGGGTGGTCGAAGGCCACCGGGAACAGGGCGTCGCCGGCGAAGGTCAGGCGTTCGTCGCCGGAGCTCACGTAGACCACGCAGTGGCCCGGGGTGTGGCCGCCGGTGAGTTTGGCGACGACGCCAGGGGCGACTTCGAACGCGTCTTCGAAGATGCGCAGTTTGCTTTGATATTGCTGGATGAACGCGTTGGCGGTGGAGCGCAATACATCCGGCACCGGTGCGGGCATGTCGGTATAAGTGAAGTCCGGCGAGGTCCAGAAGTCGACTTCGGTGGCGGTGACGTGGATGCGCACGTCGTCGTGCAGACGGTTTTTCACCGTGTCGACAAGCAGGCCGCCGATGTGGTCCATGTGCATGTGGGTGATCACGATGTCGGTGACATCGCGTAGGTCGATACCGGCCGCCGCGAGGCGTTTGGGAAATTGTCCGGCGCGGGGGAAACCGGGGAACTGCCCGCCGAGGCCGGCGTCGACGAGGATCACCTGTTCGCCGCTACGCACCACCAGCACGTTGAGTGCCCAGTCGAATGCGTCGGGGCCCAGATACATCTCCTTGAACCACGCAGCACGGGCTTCGGGATCGGCGTTGGTCGACATGGTCTGGGTCGGCAGCGGCAGGACGCCGTCGCT contains these protein-coding regions:
- a CDS encoding PBS lyase, which encodes MNTTQDWLTRLARKQGQPATYEDFRRNDALEILAHVGSTGTWADVSNHANGFVREVAVREMCRQASAEALAVLIERLNDWVPQVRELAAAGLQHYLSPVHTQAWLSALEPLMALAAQRRVDHSQTLSTVRAMLQSAKCRDEVYADFLDRQGKAARYLFTLLLENPENPETLLRSALAHRELTVRLMAVSATAMLPAPQSLPLLLEAMSRPGGKIRVRVLHALLPLLADPKPVLHEALLDVSPAVRNLALWAAPRNDVDAHAVLAERLSQPLPTAKQHWLGVIGLTTELAGTLPEHWHARALRSAFVTVRQAAARLLRDDQLPELFAALDDPSDKVFSVVIARLDKVSWPLLIRGVKAKLDQDWHELPLARRSATFQLLPTWQQVGYLLSRLDTGHVGQTYWIGQIESWCDRQYLVVDPVTPKAERETLREKIRELTAKGLIRSGVRLLS
- a CDS encoding GFA family protein encodes the protein MLKQIGNTLIRRDHRASCHCGAVILEIHLPDGLPPPHRCDCSFCKRRGAIVAAVPAADLKVVRGKSALLKYSFGQQVAEHFFCGNCGIYTHHRRSTNPHEFGFNVGCLEGVNPYDLGEVPVAEGGAWQSP
- a CDS encoding MBL fold metallo-hydrolase; translated protein: MTVHLDSFTANSATLQTPPEELVPSRYALRLGDIDVMVISDGVLPLPTQTMSTNADPEARAAWFKEMYLGPDAFDWALNVLVVRSGEQVILVDAGLGGQFPGFPRAGQFPKRLAAAGIDLRDVTDIVITHMHMDHIGGLLVDTVKNRLHDDVRIHVTATEVDFWTSPDFTYTDMPAPVPDVLRSTANAFIQQYQSKLRIFEDAFEVAPGVVAKLTGGHTPGHCVVYVSSGDERLTFAGDALFPVAFDHPDWHNGFEHDPNEAVRVRVRLLQEAAASGELFVATHLPFPSVGRVAVNGEAFRWIPAIWDY
- a CDS encoding DNA methylase, which gives rise to MTKTISARDLNIQLKHNDDGSLFKWLLASFLMGKRIQAEIAAEAYRVIADKHGRDTPRKLAACSHRELVAMLGEAHYVRYDETTAVRLHALARRLNDEYAGKVCHMVEASADRQAFEKRLAEFDGIGPKTVEIFMREASAVLGF
- a CDS encoding DUF6555 family protein yields the protein MSNVDIFVIEYKLHGQPKSFVIRAKTMRNADAWHWASCDAGIAPIPKPGKPPLKVISKPQAERFGITEVKWRETATVDWTEA
- a CDS encoding DUF6124 family protein; this encodes MFKITPNPPETDPASPYESPDSKKFHEAAERALDYYLTPTQRIMGSDQKHAPMFLANADYDSESLLVNASESLSSATEMLCNFAALLDPGHRKTALGIAQVVMLGELAVNRALDKVVPVD
- a CDS encoding aldose 1-epimerase family protein produces the protein MTPLKLVVALSALSAASHAMAWDYVLLDTDKAAQNWQITSQQLGIKTDKPFSVTLRTLHGGRQEGVSIVDIDNGTMKLSVVPTRGMNVLQASVGNVRMGWDSPVKEVVNPSFIELNGRGGLGWLEGFNELVTRCGYEWVGHPGVDNGELLTLHGRAANIPANKVTLHIDETPPYAITLRGELKEQAFKKVDFSVATELVTEPGSVVFDLNDTLTNNGDYPKEYQALYHSNFSTPFLEQGARFAAPVKQVSPFNDKAKGDLPEWQTYRAPTKDYDETVYNVVPYADAKGDTLTVLHNKAGSLGVSVGFNTQTLPVFSLWKNTDTQGQGYVTGLEPGTSFSYNRRYQRPLNLVPTIGPKEHKQFRISYSLLADKAAVDKALKQVSEIQGGRETEVRQTPLVDLTKE
- a CDS encoding short chain dehydrogenase yields the protein MIAPETGMKPGERYRIESVERAPQFSGFFLDGKYYLGPELQTAVGWLEGQKFLYDQLDPNGEPVYPDRIVGTITARTLELTDGLRLSIEEMPFQAEVVTPLQTLDEIAIETRPRAISQRHTAAGLRQPMQPSALLVAGAALLVGLCLLAINRSGRRVR
- a CDS encoding NAD(P)-dependent oxidoreductase, translated to MSVHPILFLGGSGAIGHRSAKALRAAHPDVPLLIGGRDLAKAQQAAEEMGGAQGVVIDPSADDLGLGDRPISAVAVFYMDHSLAGLRFAQQRKVPHLSISSGIFEIAPQIASYIHRPDASPIVLGYEWMVGATTVAALHIAEAFSRVRDIRIDALVDEQDGGGPAVAKDFEHLSKMLPAALTRRDGNYIWREGEEQNVSFRAVDGTSMQASGFSSIDVTGLAAATDAPNVQFNLASGVSSSRRAGRPMSTEILIEMVGEDRQGRTLHTRHAVVHPAGAAALTGLSVAMLLERLLGLDGKPPTPAGLYFPYQLLDAGAYLERLSKEGGELLELKVR